CCATTTCAGCCTCTGTTAATTTCGTGAAGAACTATCGGCCCTCGTTTGTGTCTTGCCACTTCACGACCCAGATGGGTTTTCTAATAACAACAAGGGCAAAAGGGGTAGTGGATGTAGTGAAGGCTACTACTCAAGCCACACGTGCGGAGTGTATAAGGTTCAACGTCGACACAAGTTTTGTGATATGTATCAATGCTACTAGCGTGGGGTCGTTGCCAGAAACTCATCAGGCGATGTCATTATCTCATCGTGGGATCTTATTGGGATTTGTTCTAATGTGGAGGAAGCAGAGCTTCTGGCATGTTTTGGAGGTCTTTATATTGGATCAACCTTCAgaaaacccactattttggaattTGATTGCTCCTTTGTGGTCTCTTTCCTTGCTATTGATACGTTTCACAGGTCTAGCCTAGTTAATCCGAAAAAGGAAACATATGCTATGATTGGGCATTTTCAGCATCTTAAGACTTCGAAAATCAACCATCATGCTAATATGGTGACGCATAAGATTACAAAATTTAGTTTTACTAAAAGATCGAATGGTGTTCTTCTTAATTATATCCCGCCCAGCGTGGCATATGCTATAATAAATGATTGTAGTAACTTGACTCCTTAATTAATATATGGGGtgatgtttttcaaaaaaaaagtttccaCAATATCTCCAATGGACTTGAACAAATCCCGCGACATTCAAAAGTTTCTCTGGAAAGATTAATGTCCAGACACTGAATTCTCTCCAAAAGAATCCTCCATAAGCTTATCATGCCCTACGTACTTGTTTCGACGAACTACCACATGCCCGGGCATTGAGCCACCATGCATGGGCCTCTTATTTATATAATGTTCGAATACAACATCATTGCAATCtcaaaatcatcgtcatcgtccgaCGATGAGTCGTTGAAGAACAAGCGAAGTCATATGGAAAAAATACATGTACGGACAATTACGTCATCGACAAACTCCAAAAAATCTTCATCACATAAAAAGGGTGAGGAATTTAGTGAAGCACCTTGACGGCCTCATGGATACCATACGAGAGCAAGAGATGACGAGCGGGTGGCGGAGGGGAGGAGGAGCAACGGTGTGGCGGGtggcggagggaggaggaggagcgcacgtggCCGTGCTCGACGGTGGTTCGGTTGGCGTAGACAGCAACTCCGTGCGGCAAGCCAACGGgtagggggaagggggtggggtggtggcggcggtggcgatggcgaGGTGGCGTCGTGGAGGGGCACTAGGCGGACCTAGGTCGCACGTGGGAGGACGAGGCGAGGTGAAAATTCAAGTTGTTAGCTCCCGCCAACGTTCTTTTGGGCCAATTCACACTCTACCAGGAATTTTGTGGAGAAAGGGGATCTACCGGAGAGTAGAACCAAATTTCTTACTTATTTGGTAACAGTTTGCCAGTTCAAAGATATGTTAATTCCACGGTGAAAAACAAATTAACAAACACGGTGAAAGATCGGGGACGGTGACGGCGGAAACCGGACCTGCTGGATCGGAAGTCCTCCCGGTGTGGACTGGCCCAGTCCGGAGCTGGGCGGCGACGATGACAGCTGgaccggcggcggtggcgcggttgGCGCGGCTGGGGTCGGCTCGGGCCAGTGCGGCCACTGCGGCGCTggggcgggcgcgggaggcgcgggtggCGCCGCGAGAACCGGCGCGGGCCACTACGGCTAGGACGGCGCTGGGGCGGGCGGCGGCTGGAGCGACGGATGGGCCCCGGCGATCGCCGCGGTTACCGAGTACCAGGGCAGGTGCAGCAGCGGCGGGGGCCCGCCAGTGTAGCCCGCCTGGAACGGCAGCGGGGGCGTCCCGCTCGGGCCCGACGCGTTCTGGATCGGACAGTGCGTCGCCGGGTGGCtgtaggcgggggggggggggcgcagccggTGGGGTGGTGTGCGGGCCGGCCAAGTACATGGAGATGCCCTGGACGGCCGTCACGAGGTCCCGCAGGGTGCTGGTCATCTCCTCCGGCGTGAAGACGGAGGTTGTTAGTGGCGCAGAAGTGACGGGGGTCGGCGGCGCGGAGGTGATCGGGGTCGGCGGCGTTGGGGACCCGGTAGTGGTCATCggggtggtggtgatgatgggcaGCGGCGGCGTGGGTGTTGATGACGACATTATCGAACCCGAGTCTCTGATACAAAATTGGTAGGAACTTGTACCCTACCAGGCCTGGGGCGTAAGCGGTAAGGGGAGGAGGGGGCTGGGCGAGGCGATGAGCGGccgcgccggcggctgggcgccgtcgcggGAGAGGAAGATGGCGACAGCGGCGCAAGAGGCagggggcggctagggttccggctcctctgggagccgggcaatagagataatattcttcttattgcttaattccaaaaagagtcttacagcctatatttataatctagataacttgcataagaattaacctaagataacttgcataagaattaacctaagataacttgtggactaagattgcccggtgggcctagctaaaccggccataacacttctccccgcctgcacaaacagctcgtcctcgagctgtaaggtgtgGAAGTGCTTGCGGAACTCCTCGAggcgatcaaccagcgtcaaacaccttctcgacagctggggcggccaggtcggcagcgacggcgtcctccggaatgtagtctgcaacctccgggtagaagagtcgcgggcaggcatggccgggcgtgtagggctcgtcgcagttgaagcacaacccttggcggcgacacTCGAGTAGCTCTGctgaggtgagccggcggaacgggcgcgccatggtcgcggcgaggggtgccgcagAAGCCTGCGCAGGCCGACCCCGCGCAGAATCCGGCCCGGGTAGCGACCCAGCGGTCCGGGACggtgattcctgctggatggccaccgcgcggcgctcgaacgcgcgggcgtagtacatggccgactAGAGATCCCGGGGCCCctgaagctccacgtccacgcggatgtgatctggaagtccaccgacaaagaggtcggcccgctgctgcgGCGTCACACCCGACgcatggcatgccagggcctggaaacggtcAGCGTAGTCCTGCATCGTGGAGGAGAAGGGAAGGCGGCCGAGCTCCGCCAGGCGGCTCCCGCGAACCGGAGGCCCAAAGCGAAGGAGacagagctcgcggaagcgctcccaagggggcatgctgccctcatcctgctcgagggcgtagtaccaagTCTGGCTGCACCGCGGAGGTGGTAGGATTCCAGCCAAGTGCGCTCCGACGCGAGCGTGCGCTGGCCACGGAAAAACTGctcacactggttgagccagttaagcgggtcctccgtgccgtcataagtggcgaaATCGATCTTGGCGAACCGTGGTGGCGTCTGGGTCTGCGCGCCATGGCCGACCGGCTCGGCGGTGCGGAGCAGTGATGATGACGGCGTCCGGTCAATGGTGGGGAGGCCGTCGTAGGCCCCCGCGGAGCCGGACGAGGCCTCAGACTGCAGCATGGGTACCGGTGGATCCCCGGCCTCTGTGTAAACTGGAGGTTGCGACGTCCCGGTTAGCCAGGCCGGGATCGGGGACGGTGACGGCGGAAACCGGACCTGCTGGATCGGAAGTCCTCCCGGTGTGGACTGGCCCGGTCCGGAGCTGGGCGGCGACGGTGGCAGCTAaaccggcgcgggcggcgcggttgGCGCGGCTGGGGCCGGTGCGGGCCAGTGCGGCCACTACAGCGCTGGGGCGGACGCGGGAGGCGCGGGTGGCGCCATGAGAACCGGCGCGGGCCACTGCGGCCAGGACGGCGCTGGGGCGGGCGGCGGCTGGAGCGACGGATGGGCCCCGGCGATCGCCGCGGGTACCGAGTACCAGGGCAGGTGCAGCAGCGGCGGGGGCCCGCCGGTGTAGCCCGCCTGGAACGGCAGCAGGGGCGCCCCGCTCGGGCCCGACGCGTTCTGGATCGGCCAGTGCGTCGCCGGGTGGCTGTAGGCGGGGGGCGCAGCCGGCGGGGTGGTGCGCGGGCCGGCCAAGTACAGGGAGATGCCCTGGACGGCCGTCACGAGGTCCCGCAGGGTGCTGGTCATCTCCTCCGGCGTGAAGACGGAGGTTGTCGACGGCGCGGAAGTGACGGGGGCCGGCGGCGCGGAGGTGATCGGGGCCGGCGGCGTTGGGGACCCGGCAGTGGTCATCGGGGCGGTGGTGATGATGGGCAGCGGCGGCGTGGGTGTTGATGATGACATGATCGAATCCGAGTctctgataccaaattggtagaaaGTTGTACCCTACCAGGTCTGGGGCGTAAGCGGTAAGGGGAGGAGGGGGCTGGGCGAGGCGATGAGCGGCCGCGCCGGTGACTGGGCGCCGTCGCGGGAGAGGAAGATGGCGGCAGCGGCGCAAGAGGCAGGGGGCGGCTAGGGTTCTGGCTCGCACTAGAGATAATATTCTTCTTATTGCTTAATTCAAAAAaagtcttacagcctatatttataatctagataacttgcataagaattaacctaagataacttgcgtaagaattaacctaagataattTGTGGGCTAAGTTTGGCcggtgggcctagctaaaccggccataacaTTTTTGCAATGTGATGTACTGTGTACCCGCAATATGCAGTTCGTCTGATCAACTTTTGCAACATAGGTACAAAACAGATTTCTTCATATTGTACGAGTTTCCATTGGCAGTGAGACCATTTTACACAATGCCGTCCGGGCAAGAGAGTAATCCTGGTAGTTACAGTAATTCCTTCGATGCTTACATTAGAGGTATGCCCTTTTGGATTCTTATATGAAAAAAGGATAGGCAGGTGTTTCTTATTTGATAATTGTACTGAGTTGCTTTGTCATCGTTTTTGTTTCTTGAAGGCCAAGAAGTCCTTTCAGGTTCTCAGAGGATCCACAATAAGTCGTTGCTGATTAAAAGGATAGATGAGCGGGGATACATCAAAGCAATCTTTCAGCAGTTCACGGATACTTTCGGGTATGTGCCTTCTACTACTAGTAGTTCAACTCCTTGTTATGGATAATTATAAATTGTATATTCTCTGCATTCTCTTGTAGGTGCGGACCACCACCGAGAGGAGGTTTCGGAGCTGGACTCGAGCGGCTTGTGATGCTTTACTTAGGAGTGCCGGATATTAGAATTGCTTCACTTTTTCCGCGCGACCCTGGCCGTCTGGTTCCCTGATTAATTGTATTATAGTTACCTTGGTCTTTTTCAGTGCCGGATATTATAATTGATTCAGCGCCTGGCTCTCTCTGTAGTTACTTAATCTTTTTCAGCGCTGTTGCTTCACTTTTTCGGTGCGACCCTGAGTGCCTGTCACCCTGAGGCCTTGTTTGGTTGTAGGGGAACCAACCCCCTAGTGGAATTAatcccttgtcacccaatccctgTGGGGTTTGTTCCCCATCAAATCCTGCTATGTATCCTTTATTTGGTTAACTATAATCCCTGTCACCCCTGTCATTCAACGGCTGCATTTAAAGTAGGATTATTTGAACTGATCATAGAATACATTTTGAAACTGATCATCCAACTATTATCATACCATATGATGATTCAAATTTCATAAATATAGCAGAAGTTTTAAGCATTCAGGACATTTGACGAGATATTTCACAAGAACTAACTAGTGGCAGAATCCAAATAATCACTGTGTACAATTTGATCACAACAAAACAAGTCCACATGTACAACTAGGTCACCACAAAATGtcggaaatattagcacttttctgaTTAGACTAATCCACGAGTAAGCAGTAAACATGGCAAGTACGGCATACTAGCATGTACAGTACATAGAATCGAACCATCTATGACCAAAACATATACTGCTAGCATAAGTACGAGTAGATGAGGGATGAATGAGTCATACGCTCCgattggccaggccaacgcggcggcggcagcagcagcctcggcgtcgtctgtggccttcttcttggctgcGGCGTCGTCGACCATGGTGtggatgcaggggaagtagtggaagcagggGAGGACGAAgatggggacggatcgggagcagtcgcgtcgagacgctccccaaaaaccttattgccgttgacacgggcaggatctcgaacggcGGGGTTCCGAAGGCACCTGttctcccgaccaaccgtgcaggcggtcgtcgggatgggatcgccggaggcAGCATAGAGTGAGGAACAGTAGTTGACGGCTAGGTTACGCGAGAGGAAGTGAGTGAACCGAACTAGGTCACTCCACTAgccagagccttcttatatagtccGTCGGGTAGAAAGTCAT
This DNA window, taken from Triticum aestivum cultivar Chinese Spring chromosome 1D, IWGSC CS RefSeq v2.1, whole genome shotgun sequence, encodes the following:
- the LOC123166417 gene encoding aspartate--tRNA ligase, cytoplasmic-like, with the translated sequence MARWRRGGALGGPRSHVGGRGEVKIQVVSSRQRSFGPIHTLPGILWRKGIYRRVEPNFLLICSSDQLLQHRYKTDFFILYEFPLAVRPFYTMPSGQESNPGSYSNSFDAYIRGQEVLSGSQRIHNKSLLIKRIDERGYIKAIFQQFTDTFGCGPPPRGGFGAGLERLVMLYLGVPDIRIASLFPRDPGRLVP